Proteins from a genomic interval of Schistocerca piceifrons isolate TAMUIC-IGC-003096 chromosome 3, iqSchPice1.1, whole genome shotgun sequence:
- the LOC124789571 gene encoding uncharacterized protein LOC124789571, with protein MVMDVVTSWVIVRRYDQDNKCPQGTDGFSSPPIPIHLNHDSNFMEIKTEIKNCLGLPQDGFEVIKLRNKDGTLITLSTLLQGNSASNPYYLDIARIHQNTPASPRVAFSPTYIETVKNKLDSLEKRVSCVESLVPELRTHRLATIDRTMQQLSSKVNFLDKRLEELAPMEWKAHFPHT; from the coding sequence ATGGTTATGGACGTCGTCACGTCGTGGGTCATTGTACGGCGTTACGATCAAGATAACAAATGTCCACAAGGAACAGATGGCTTCAGTTCACCACCTATCCCTATACATTTAAATCATGACTCAAATTTTATGGAAATTAAAACGGAAATAAAAAACTGCTTAGGGCTCCCACAAGATGGTTTTGAAGTGATTAAACTAAGGAATAAAGACGGCACGCTAATAACATTGTCAACTTTACTGCAAGGGAACTCTGCATCAAATCCGTACTACTTGGATATTGCTCGCATTCATCAAAATACCCCAGCTTCCCCGCGAGTGGCATTCTCTCCTACGTATATTGAAACAGTGAAAAATAAGCTCGACAGTCTGGAGAAGCGTGTGTCCTGTGTCGAATCGTTAGTTCCAGAACTCCGCACACATCGCTTGGCAACAATAGATCGTACTATGCAACAGCTGTCGTCGAAGGTTAATTTCCTAGATAAAAGGTTGGAAGAGCTCGCGCCCATGGAATGGAAAGCTCATTTTCCGCATACTTGA